One Onthophagus taurus isolate NC chromosome 11, IU_Otau_3.0, whole genome shotgun sequence genomic window carries:
- the LOC111414393 gene encoding teneurin-m isoform X1 — MSYSQGKGRLYAAYSLSGSEGEVSPRRYPQHTYQHPLYQQPAGLSDTPSSENASDATLTDSELALARDSTLLVHNGCLLDSATSRPPDVPPRNPTMSRLNGRLATAPPPDPGQDFEPSCLVRTPSGNVYIPGGTLNHPKNTTMDYKSNSSCSSPSKDIKNPDRLGAIPYGTPVPVLPVRNNLHRPASSHFPPGSRFHFRKGLASKCTWKCTAIALMIVSFIMIAAIACILVSGVLNWSYQNSNACTVVVDENTEVLAPKATTSETNLSTSSKPRPSSSSGGNYGVVARKRRDVNNRHDDSDLNGSTFSTIEHDTSAPLHDYTTTINSEEETTHEDDDASIPTVEDIFNEFIPEEEDSEWENLNTISTEENDVTTILMDDLIEVTEKPNIAHDLSKELTDLNLSALDNVESKMNPKKFVETNSVHDFDVNTPTKPPSIQYIDVPTIKNQISKKITVNVTISTDPDSKNPSSQNVYVLSVSVPTDSKENPDVIHNSDVHLIPSALTKLDHPIKETPIESSDRWGGECQCSCPCMDDPDFFKKDYSKEIALDYDAINNSFLLENETEVTTEAASTTTEWTTWSSCSDMTTTPPPPTILILEGARTFPAKSFPPDGTTFAQISLGQRLSKEIPPYGYWNMQFYQSEAAYVKFDYNIPRGASIGVYARRNALPTHTQYHILEVLSGFKARTTRASYSSVKKEVTHYMEQGHWFLSLYNDDGDPQEISFVAAVADDMTHNCPNGCSGKGECLMGHCQCNPGFGGDDCSESVCPVLCSQRGEYINGECQCNPGWKGKECSLRHDECEVPDCNGHGHCSNGKCQCVRGYKGKFCEEVDCPHPTCNAHGYCLEGTCICKKGWKGVDCSQMDKDALQCLPDCSGHGTFDLDTQTCTCEARWSGDDCSKELCDLDCGQHGHCVSESCQCDPGWSGEYCNLKQCDIRCNEHGQCKNGTCLCVTGWNGKHCTMEGCPNSCSNHGHCKMSLEGAWYCNCDHGWDGRDCSVLLEQSCEDNRDNDKDGLIDCQDPECCLNPACRTSQLCVSAPKPTDILLRKQPPAITASFFERMKFLIDEGSLQNYARQETFNESVFWNHFNTSRSAVVRGRVTTQMAKGLMGVRVSTSTPLEGFTLTREDGWFDLLVNGGGAVTLQFGRSPFRAQSHIVFVPWNEVIIIDNIVMVTGEERTLSHIITPCLPHDYDTMKPVVLATWKHGFQGACPDKSAILAESQVVQESLQIPGTGLNLVYHSSRAAGYLSTIQLQLTPESIPPTLYLIHLRITIEGILFEKTFEADPIIKFTYAWNRTNVYRQRVYGVTTAIVKVGYEYSDCKDIIWDVQTTKLSGHDMSISEVGGWNLDIHHRYNFHEGILQKGDGSNIYLKHKPRVILTTMGDGHQRPLDSTDFEGQASKQRLLAPVALAAAPDGSLFVGDFNLVRKILTDGTVRTIVRLNSTRVSYRYHMALSPLDGVLYISDPESHQIIKVKSLSDYTDPDRNWETVVGSGERCLPGDEAHCGDGALARDAKLAYPKGVAVSNDNILYFADGTNIRMVDRDGIVTTVIGNHMHKSHWKPIPCEGTLNIEEVHLRWPTELAINPLDNSLHIIDDHMILQLTPDGRVKVIAGRPLHCASPLTGYDMELATHATLVMPQSIGFSAAGDLYVAESDSQRINRIRVIGTDGKISPYAGAESKCNCLERGCDCFEADHFLASNSKFNTISAVAVSPDGNVHIGDQANYRIRSVMASIPDASTSREYEIFSPETQEIYIFNRFGQHIATKNILTGETNYLFTYNVNTSNGKLSTVTDAAGNKVFLLRDYSSQVNSIENTKGQKCRLRMSRLRMLHELSTPDNYNVTFDYHGQSGLLKTKIDSSGRSYVYNYDEFGRLTSAVTPTGKVISLSFDLSLKGATVKIWQNSKNPDSMLIKGSVVLNRIGESEQKTILLPNGAVETTSSWGHTITTDTVPYSVLSEIDPLLGESYPIPAKQRTEVGGDLANRFEWRYFLRRIQNGKSKNSPKTIAQVGRKLRINGENLLTLEYDRESASVSVFMDDRVELLNVTYDRTARPIKWGPRNGIFAEVELEYDRFSRLISWKWGDLNESYGFDHAGRLNEIKYGDGSSMIYAFKDMFSSLPLKVTTPRGSDYLLQYDDAGALQSLTTPRGHIHTFSLQTSLGFFKYQYFSPMNRHPYEIIYNDDGQILAKVYPHQSGRVAYVYDSSGKLETSLAGLNSIHYIYHEPSSLVKSVDIVEPNFELKDEFKYHGGILKDEKLKFNGKTSLNNAHYKFAYDGNARLSAVEVDINGKEMPALRLKYNQNLGSLEGINDLRIYRNTFNRSVMQDTSKQFFSIMDYDEHGRTKSILINIKSFDVFRLELEYDKRSRISMQKLLIGKSSSMDRINYNADGHVLEVIGTSSWKYVYDENGNIIGIIKGKEKITLGYDSGDRVVQYGDVEFTNYDNRGFVIRRGEQKYRYNTRGQLIHAYERDKFQTWYYYDDRGRMIAWNDEHGNITQFFYSNPSTPDLVTHVHFPKTGHTFRYLYDERDFIITVETAEQRFYVATDQDGSPLALFDINGNLIKEMRRTPFGSILMDTNPNFYLAVDFHGGIYDPNTKLVYLHKRLYDPVVGQWMTPAWEQLATKLTTPTDVFIYRFQNNDPINHKMSINYMTDLYSWMKLYGYDVKKMMGSEYISKMIYRPKATVTSRQLAPDFGVMSGLQCIVEKVNEKFADLGFIPKPLLKMEPKTRNLLPRVAYRKAVFGEGVLISRVSDRALVSVVENVNGVVQDVVTSVFNNSFFLDLHFSIHDQDVFYFVKDNVLKIRDDLEELKRLGGMFNVSTHETTDHGTGKELRLHNPDAVVIIKYGADPNQERSRILKHAHKRAVERAWEREKQLVAAGFQGRGEWTEEEKEELISHGYVDGYEGVAIHNTQKYSQLADDPGNVGFQRDAKRKRRKSGLRRSRQHRHES, encoded by the exons ATCATCCGAAGAATACCACCATGGACTATAAGTCGAATTCGTCCTGCAGCAGTCCTTCCAAGGACATCAAAAATCCAGACAGGCTAGGAGCAATCCCGTATGGAACACCCGTTCCCGTTTTGCCAGTCCGAAACAACTTACATCGACCTGCATCCAGCCATTTCCCTCCCGGAAGCAGATTCCACTTTAGGAAAGGTCTGGCGTCGAAGTGCACGTGGAAATGCACCGCCATAGCTCTTATGATCGTATCTTTCATCATGATCGCCGCAATTGCTTGCATTTTAG TGTCAGGCGTGCTGAACTGGTCATATCAAAACTCCAACGCCTGCACAGTGGTGGTGGACGAGAACACGGAGGTTTTAGCACCGAAGGCCACAACATCCGAAACCAACCTGTCGACATCCAGCAAACCCAGGCCGAGCAGTAGTAGCGGAGGTAATTACGGAGTTGTAGCTAGAAAACGTAGAGATGTGAATAACAGGCATGATGATTCCGATCTAAACGGTTCCACATTTTCAACTATCGAGCATGATACTTCTGCACCTTTGCATGACTACACCACAACCATCAATAGCGAAGAAGAAACTACCCACGAAGACGACGATGCCTCCATTCCAACCGTAGAAGATATCTTCAACGAATTCATTCCTGAAGAAGAAGATTCGGAATgggaaaatttaaatacaataagCACCGAAGAAAATGATGTGACAACGATTTTAATGGACGATTTAATCGAAGTTACCGAAAAACCAAACATCGCACACGATCTTTCTAAAGAACTAACAGATCTTAACCTTTCTGCTCTTGATAACGTTGAAtctaaaatgaatccaaaaaaatttgtagaaacTAATTCGGTGCATGATTTTGATGTGAACACCCCAACTAAACCCCCTTCTATACAATACATCGACGTCCCAActatcaaaaatcaaatttcaaagaaaataactGTTAACGTTACAATATCAACCGATCCTGACTCCAAAAACCCCTCATCCCAAAACGTCTACGTTCTTTCCGTATCCGTCCCCACGGATTCCAAGGAAAACCCGGACGTCATCCATAATTCCGACGTTCATCTGATCCCTTCAGCTTTAACAAAGCTTGACCATCCTATAAAAGAAACCCCGATAGAGTCTTCCGACCGATGGGGCGGCGAATGCCAATGCTCTTGCCCGTGCATGGATGATcccgatttttttaagaaggACTACTCTAAAGAGATCGCTCTCGATTACGACGCGATTAACAATTcctttttattagaaaatgagACAGAGGTAACCACCGAAGCCGCTTCCACCACTACGGAGTGGACAACATGGTCCTCATGTTCCGATATGACCACTACACCTCCACCTCCAACCATTCTGATCCTCGAAG GCGCAAGGACATTTCCTGCAAAATCTTTTCCGCCGGATGGCACAACATTCGCTCAAATTTCGTTGGGGCAAAGATTATCTAAAGAAATTCCACCCTATGGTTATTGGAACATGCAGTTTTACCAGTCCGAAGCTGcttatgtcaaatttgattataacatTCCCAGAGGTGCGAGTATAGGTGTATATGCCAGAAGAAATGCCCTTCCCACACACACCCAGTATCATATTCTGGAAGTCCTTAGTGGATTTAAAGCTCGAACTACCCGAGCGTCTTAT tcTTCTGTGAAGAAAGAAGTAACCCATTACATGGAGCAAGGTCATTGGTTCCTATCATTGTATAACGACGACGGCGATCCACAAGAAATCAGTTTCGTTGCAGCAGTAGCAGACGATATGACCCACAATTGTCCTAATGGTTGTAGCGGAAAAGGGGAATGTCTAATGGGCCATTGTCAGTGTAATCCCGGTTTTGGAGGAGACGATTGCAGCGAAA GTGTTTGCCCGGTTCTATGCAGTCAAAGGGGAGAGTACATTAACGGAGAATGCCAGTGCAATCCCGGATGGAAAGGCAAGGAATGTTCCTTAAGGCATGACGAATGTGAGGTACCTGATTGTAATGGGCATGGTCATTGCTCGAACGGAAAATGTCAATGCGTTCGAGGTTATAAAGGCAAATTTTGCGAAGAAG ttgACTGTCCTCATCCAACCTGTAACGCACACGGATATTGTTTGGAAGGAACTTGCATATGCAAAAAAGGATGGAAAGGCGTGGATTGCAGCCAAATGGATAAAGACGCTTTACAGTGTCTTCCGGATTGTTCAGGTCATGGGACGTTCGATTTAGATACGCAAACGTGCACTTGCGAAGCTCGTTGGTCCGGAGATGATTGCTCTAAAGAACTTTGCGATTTGGATTGCGGACAACACGGACATTGCGTTTCAGAATCGTGCCAATGCGATCCTGGATGGTCTGGGGAATACTGCAACTTAAAACAATGTGATATTCGATGTAACGAACATGGTCAATGTAAAAACGGAACGTGTTTATGTGTCACTGGATGGAATGGAAAACATTGCACCATGGAAGGATGCCCGAATAGTTGTTCAAACCATGGACATTGTAAAATGTCGTTGGAAGGAGCTTGGTACTGTAATTGCGATCATGGGTGGGATGGAAGAGATTGTAGTGTATTACTTGAACAAAGTTGTGAGGATAATAGGGATAATGATAAAg atggaTTAATTGACTGTCAAGACCCTGAATGTTGTTTAAACCCAGCGTGTAGAACGAGCCAATTGTGTGTATCAGCACCAAAACCAACCGatattttgttaagaaaacaACCGCCAGCGATCACAGCTTCATTCTTTGAAAGAATGAAATTCTTAATTGATGAAGGAAGTTTACAAAATTACGCCAGACAAGAGACCTTCAATGAGAG TGTTTTCTGGAATCATTTTAATACAAG CCGATCTGCTGTTGTTCGAGGACGCGTTACCACTCAAATGGCTAAAGGATTAATGGGAGTTCGCGTTAGTACTAGCACACCATTAGAAGGTTTCACTTTAACCCGCGAAGATGGTTGGTTTGATCTCCTAGTAAATGGTGGAGGCGCCGTTACGTTACAATTCGGTAGGAGTCCGTTTAGAGCTCAAAGCCACATCGTTTTTGTACCATGGAACGAAGTTATTATCATCGATAACATTGTAATGGTAACAGGAGAAGAAAGAACGTTATCACATATTATAACACCTTGTTTACCTCACGACTACGACACCATGAAACCCGTGGTTTTAGCCACTTGGAAGCATGGGTTTCAAGGAGCTTGTCCGGATAAAAGCGCTATTTTAGCCGAATCCCAAGTCGTTCAAGAGAGCTTACAAATACCCGGAACCGgcttaaatttagtttatcaCAGTTCGAGAGCGGCGGGATATTTATCTACGATCCAATTACAACTAACACCCGAAAGTATACCACCGACTTTATATTTGATTCATTTGCGAATTACCATTGAAGGGATTTTATTTGAGAAAACATTCGAGGCTGATcctattattaaatttacgtACGCATGGAATAGAACTAACGTGTATAGACAAAGGGTTTATGGAGTAACCACAGCTATTGTTAAAGTTGGATATGAATATTCTGATTGTAAAGACATTATATGGGACGTTCAAACGACTAAATTAAGCGGGCATGATATGAGTATATCTGAGGTTGGTGGTTGGAATTTAGATATTCATCATAGATATAATTTCCATGAAG GTATTTTACAAAAAGGCGATGGATCTAATATATATCTGAAACATAAACCGCGCGTTATTTTAACTACGATGGGGGATGGTCATCAAAGACCGTTAGATTCTACAGATTTCGAAGGACAAGCCTCTAAACAACGACTTCTTGCGCCAGTTGCTTTAGCAGCGGCTCCCGACGGTTCGTTATTTGTGGGcgattttaatttagtaaGAAAAATTCTTACTGATGGAACAGTGAGGACAATAGTTAGATTAAA ttCTACAAGAGTGTCGTATCGTTATCACATGGCTTTAAGTCCATTAGACGGTGTTTTGTACATATCCGACCCAGAATCGCACCAAAtcataaaagttaaaagtttAAGTGATTACACAGACCCCGATAGGAATTGGGAAACGGTCGTAGGATCTGGAGAAAGGTGTCTTCCGGGTGATGAGGCTCATTGTGGGGATGGTGCTTTGGCAAGAGACGCTAAATTGGCTTACCCCAAAGGAGTAGCTGTTTCTAACGACAACATCTTATATTTTGCTGATGGAACTAATATTCGAATGGTCGACCGCGACGGAATTGTTACAACAGTTATTGGAAATCACATGCATAAATCTCATTGGAAACCAATTCCTTGTGAAGGAACGTTAAACATCGAAGAAGTGCATTTGagatggccaacagaattagcTATAAATCCCCTAGATAATTCATTACACATCATTGATGATCACATGATTTTGCAATTAACTCCAGATGGACGAGTAAAAGTTATAGCGGGTAGACCGCTTCATTGTGCATCTCCTTTAACTGGTTATGACATGGAATTGGCTACACATGCAACGTTGGTTATGCCTCAAAGTATAGGATTTAGCGCCGCGGGTGATTTGTACGTAGCTGAAAGTGATTCTCAAAGGATAAACAGGATACGAGTTATCGGAACTGATGGGAAAATATCGCCATACGCCGGAGCCGAATCGAAATGTAATTGTTTAGAACGGGGGTGCGATTGCTTCGAAGCTGATCACTTCTTAGCTTCCAACTCGAAATTTAATACGATTTCTGCAGTTGCTGTTAGTCCAGATGGAAACGTACACATCGGAGATCAAGCAAATTATCGTATAAGATCCGTAATGGCGAGTATTCCAGATGCGAGTACATCAAGAGAATACGAAATTTTCTCACCAGAAACGcaagaaatttatattttcaatcGATTCGGTCAACATATAgccaccaaaaatattttaaccgGCGAAACAAATTACCTCTTTACTTACAACGTCAATACAAGCAACGGAAAATTAAGCACCGTAACAGACGCCGCTGgaaataaagtatttttattaagagatTATTCAAGTCAAGTTAATTCAATCGAAAACACCAAAGGACAAAAATGTAGATTAAGAATGTCACGATTAAGAATGCTGCACGAATTAAGCACACCAGATAATTACAACGTCACGTTCGATTACCACGGACAATCTggattattaaaaacaaaaatagataGTAGCGGAAGAAGTTACGTCTATAATTACGACGAATTTGGGCGACTTACATCTGCTGTAACTCCAACTGGAAAAGTTATAAGCTTATCCTTTGATCTCTCGTTAAAAGGTGCGACTGTAAAGATTTGGCAAAACTCCAAAAACCCCGAttcaatgttaattaaagGATCTGTCGTTTTAAATCGCATTGGAGAATCTGAACAAAAAACTATTCTCCTTCCAAATGGGGCTGTCGAAACAACATCTTCATGGGGACACACCATAACAACTGATACAGTTCCTTATTCGGTTTTGAGCGAAATCGATCCGCTTTTGGGAGAAAGTTACCCAATTCCGGCGAAACAAAGAACAGAAGTCGGCGGCGATTTAGCGAATCGTTTCGAATGGAGGTACTTTTTAAGGCGAATTCAAAACGGAAAATCTAAAAACTCACCGAAAACCATCGCCCAAGTTGGAAGAAAACTAAGAATTAACGGCGAAAATCTTTTAACTTTGGAATACGATCGCGAATCGGCTTCCGTTTCAGTTTTTATGGATGATAGGGTTGAATTGTTAAATGTTACCTACGATAGAACAGCTCGACCTATTAAATGGGGACCTAGAAATGGGATCTTTGCAGAAGTTGAGTTGGAATACGATCGTTTTAGTCGACTTATTAGTTGGAAATGGGGAGATCTTAATGAAAGTTATGGATTTGATCATGCTGGGcgattaaatgaaattaaatacgGAGATGGTTCTTCTATGATTTATGCGTTTAAAGATATGTTTAGTAGTTTG cCATTAAAAGTAACAACACCGAGGGGATCAGATTATCTTCTTCAATATGATGACGCAGGAGCTCTCCAATCTTTAACAACACCACGTGGACATATTCACACTTTCTCCTTGCAAACATCATTAGGATTTTTCAAATACCAATATTTCTCCCCAATGAATCGTCATCCAtacgaaataatttataatgacGACGGTCAAATCCTAGCCAAAGTTTATCCACATCAATCGGGAAGAGTAGCTTACGTTTACGATTCATCAGGAAAATTAGAAACGTCTTTAGCTGGGTTAAATTCAATCCATTACATTTACCACGAACCATCAAGTTTGGTGAAAAGCGTAGATATCGTCGAAcccaattttgaattaaaagacGAATTTAAATACCATGGtggtattttaaaagatgaaaaGCTCAAATTTAACGGAAAAACCAGTTTAAATAATGCCCATTATAAATTTGCTTACGATGGAAACGCCCGATTATCAGCAGTTGAGGTTGATATAAACGGAAAGGAGATGCCAGCTTTGAGATTGAAATACAATCAAAATTTGGGAAGTTTAGAAGGAATAAACGATTTGAGGATTTATAGAAATACATTCAATAGATCTGTTATGCAAGATACAAGCAAACAATTCTTTTCAATCATGGACTATGATGAGCATGGTAGGactaaatcgattttaattaatatcaaatcGTTCGATGTATTCAGATTGGAATTAGAATATGACAAACGCAGTAGAATTAGTATGCAAAAATTACTTATTGGAAAATCATCTAGTATGGATCGAATTAATTACAATGCTGATGGACACGTTTTGGAAGTAATAGGAACGAGTAGTTGGAAATATGTATATGATGAAAATGGAAATATTATTGGAATAAtcaaaggaaaagaaaaaatcaccttGGGTTATGATAGCGGTGATAGAGTCGTTCAATATGGAGACGTTGAATTTACAAATTACGATAATCGCGGATTTGTTATTCGCAGAGGTGAACAAAAATATAGATACAACACCAGAGGACAACTAATCCATGCTTATGAAAGAGACAAGTTCCAAACTTGGTATTATTATGATGATAGGGGTAGAATGATAGCTTGGAATGACGAACACGGAAATATCACCCAATTCTTCTATTCAAATCCAAGCACACCAGATTTAGTAACTCACGTGCATTTCCCCAAAACTGGCCATACATTCCGTTATTTATATGATGAAAGAGATTTTATTATCACTGTTGAAACTGCAGAACAAAGATTTTACGTGGCAACCGATCAAGATGGATCACCATTAGCACTTTTCGATATTAACGGAAacttaattaaagaaatgCGAAGAACTCCGTTTGGATCAATCCTCATGGACACAAATCCCAATTTCTACTTAGCTGTTGATTTTCACGGCGGTATTTATGACCCTAACACCAAATTAGTTTATCTACATAAGAGATTATATGATCCTGTTGTTGGACAATGGATGACTCCAGCTTGGGAGCAACTAGCAACGAAATTAACGACACCAACAGACGTTTTTATCTATAGATTCCAAAATAACGACCCAATCAATCATAAAATGAGCATTAATTATATGACAGATTTATATAGTTGGATGAAATTGTATGGATatgatgttaaaaagatgatgGGGTCTGAATATATTAGCAAGATGATTTATAGACCCAAAGCTACGGTTACATCACGACAATTAGCACCAGATTTTGGAGTTATGTCAGGGTTACAATGTATAGTTGAAAAG gtGAATGAAAAGTTCGCAGATTTAGGTTTCATTCCAAaacctttattaaaaatggaaCCAAAAACTCGAAATCTCCTTCCAAGAGTAGCTTATCGTAAGGCAGTCTTTGGAGAAGGTGTTTTAATATCAAGAGTAAGCGATCGCGCCCTAGTTAGCGTTGTAGAAAATGTAAACGGTGTTGTACAAGATGTCGTCACCTCAGTCTTTAATAACTCCTTCTTCCTTGACCTACACTTTAGTATCCATGATCAAGATGTTTTCTATTTCGTTAAAGacaacgttttaaaaatcagAGATGATTTAGAAGAATTAAAACGGCTCGGCGGGATGTTTAACGTATCCACCCACGAAACCACCGATCATGGAACAGGAAAAGAATTAAGATTGCATAATCCTGATGCTGTTGTAATTATCAAATACGGAGCGGATCCAAATCAAGAAAGATCGCGGATATTAAAGCATGCACATAAACGTGCTGTGGAGAGAGCTTGGGaaagagaaaaacaattagTTGCTGCTGGTTTTCAAGGTCGCGGAGAATGGactgaagaagaaaaagaggaATTGATATCTCACGGTTATGTGGATGGTTACGAAGGAGTAGCCATCCATAACACACAGAAATACTCACAATTGGCCGACGATCCGGGTAACGTTGGCTTTCAAAGAGATGCGAAACGAAAAAGACGAAAGAGCGGGTTAAGAAGATCACGGCAACACCGCCACGAGTCGTGA